From BD1-7 clade bacterium, one genomic window encodes:
- the aauB gene encoding Aralkylamine dehydrogenase heavy chain, which produces MRATHVRMSEVFQIKKSMHLGIFVRPWRWFLSTLLSLLCLIQHAQLHAEKFQPDHIVTQRQIAAGANVFLNELSWDGASRIHVFGIDDFAYKGSMPGGLNTQMQVLRDGKTLYLVSSFAERIVYGQTESVVQIYDVSTLSRRDEFVVPNTVVRGIGMTQMLALSADKKLLYIQNATPATSVTVIDLAAKKRVTEIPAPGCFGIYPARDGHRFSTACGTGVFKTFTVAGDSYSVETSAPLFDVTKDPIYIHASRRANGELILTTFGGDIYLADDSGKVVRLIKTLSVSADIEGNWAPGGYRISAYNGFYDTIFIPMHRDAKLGSHKYGSDEIWAYSLKEEKLVARSVAQNLVSLAISAGPKPIIFGSNAKDNTVDKYELKLGDGLLFQKVASDKRAGATTTLAITYD; this is translated from the coding sequence ATGCGTGCCACACATGTTCGAATGTCTGAGGTCTTTCAGATCAAAAAATCGATGCATCTCGGTATTTTTGTTCGTCCATGGCGATGGTTTTTGTCGACGCTCCTCTCCCTTCTTTGCCTGATTCAACACGCACAATTGCATGCTGAAAAATTTCAACCGGATCACATTGTGACCCAGCGCCAAATTGCTGCTGGCGCTAATGTGTTTTTGAATGAACTCAGTTGGGATGGCGCTAGCCGCATCCATGTTTTTGGGATCGATGATTTTGCCTACAAGGGCTCGATGCCGGGTGGGCTAAATACACAAATGCAGGTATTGCGTGATGGTAAGACCCTGTACCTCGTTTCCTCTTTTGCGGAACGCATTGTTTACGGCCAAACGGAATCGGTGGTGCAGATCTACGATGTAAGTACGCTCAGCCGTCGCGATGAATTTGTTGTGCCTAACACAGTAGTCAGGGGCATTGGCATGACACAAATGCTGGCGTTGAGTGCGGATAAAAAACTGCTGTACATCCAAAACGCGACTCCAGCGACATCCGTTACGGTCATTGACTTGGCCGCCAAAAAACGTGTGACAGAGATTCCTGCCCCAGGCTGTTTTGGTATCTATCCTGCCCGCGATGGACATCGTTTTTCGACAGCGTGTGGCACAGGTGTCTTCAAAACATTCACGGTAGCGGGCGATAGCTATTCCGTTGAAACCTCCGCGCCGCTATTCGATGTCACAAAAGATCCGATTTATATTCATGCGTCTCGACGTGCTAATGGCGAGCTGATTCTGACCACATTTGGTGGCGACATCTACTTGGCTGATGACAGCGGCAAAGTCGTACGTTTGATCAAAACACTATCTGTTAGTGCTGATATCGAGGGCAATTGGGCTCCCGGGGGCTATCGTATCAGTGCTTATAACGGTTTTTATGACACCATTTTTATACCCATGCATAGAGATGCCAAATTGGGCAGCCACAAATACGGTTCCGATGAAATTTGGGCCTATAGCCTGAAAGAGGAAAAGCTCGTTGCACGCTCTGTCGCGCAAAATTTGGTGTCACTCGCGATATCTGCGGGGCCGAAGCCGATCATTTTCGGTTCAAATGCAAAAGACAATACTGTGGATAAATACGAGCTTAAATTGGGTGATGGCCTGTTGTTTCAAAAGGTCGCATCGGACAAGCGCGCCGGAGCAACCACAACCTTGGCGATAACGTATGACTGA
- the pglJ_1 gene encoding N-acetylgalactosamine-N,N '-diacetylbacillosaminyl-diphospho-undecaprenol 4-alpha-N-acetylgalactosaminyltransferase, translating into MAGFLTFFEAINMPYRIGFLLGSLTGAGAEKTILTLAKNLSALGHSVDLYLLDTHGDYPQDGGINYIGVSGNKKTAKRQHLRTLTENADYDLFVTSRADFYHDISVANKYCSVHITPTAWLKQHPLKFWKYPLQVRKLKRKFSHKRLIALSEGIKTDLVNNLGCASDNVMIINNPFETDRIRALANEPGAIPDGDYIVYVASMIPRKRHADLFHAFSRLKNQNVRLLLVGQGHLRHELEDLAKSLGIQERVDFWGWDINPYRLVKAAKVSVLASEAEGLPRAVVESLLLSTPTVSTDCPSGPAEVMTDKLADYLVPVGDVDALKTSIDKALESYPDIDQDRLSRFDAVNVAKRYERLISCHN; encoded by the coding sequence ATGGCCGGCTTTCTGACCTTCTTCGAAGCAATCAATATGCCATACCGAATTGGATTCCTGCTGGGGTCCCTAACAGGCGCCGGCGCAGAAAAAACCATCCTCACCTTGGCCAAGAATTTATCTGCTTTGGGTCATTCCGTGGATCTCTATTTACTGGATACTCACGGGGATTACCCGCAAGACGGCGGCATTAACTACATCGGCGTTAGTGGCAACAAGAAAACAGCAAAGCGCCAACATCTCAGAACACTCACAGAGAACGCAGACTACGACCTGTTTGTGACCTCGCGGGCAGATTTTTATCATGATATTTCCGTCGCTAACAAATATTGTTCTGTGCACATTACGCCGACAGCCTGGCTAAAACAGCATCCGCTAAAATTTTGGAAATACCCTCTGCAGGTTCGAAAACTAAAACGTAAGTTTTCCCACAAACGACTTATCGCACTATCAGAAGGCATCAAAACCGACCTCGTCAATAACCTCGGCTGTGCCAGTGATAACGTCATGATCATCAACAACCCGTTTGAAACCGATCGCATTCGCGCACTCGCTAATGAACCCGGTGCGATACCGGATGGCGATTACATTGTTTATGTCGCCTCTATGATTCCTCGTAAACGCCATGCGGATCTGTTCCATGCGTTTAGTCGACTAAAGAACCAAAATGTGCGTTTATTGCTTGTTGGCCAAGGCCATCTTAGGCATGAGCTCGAAGATTTGGCTAAATCTCTCGGCATACAGGAACGGGTCGACTTTTGGGGATGGGATATCAACCCGTATCGCTTGGTTAAAGCCGCAAAAGTATCGGTACTCGCCAGTGAAGCTGAAGGTCTGCCACGTGCCGTTGTCGAATCACTGCTACTGAGCACCCCAACCGTGTCTACCGATTGCCCATCCGGACCTGCCGAAGTCATGACAGACAAGCTTGCTGATTACCTTGTTCCTGTGGGAGATGTCGACGCGCTCAAAACCAGCATCGATAAAGCCTTGGAGTCATACCCCGATATCGATCAAGATCGTTTATCACGATTTGATGCGGTGAATGTTGCAAAACGTTATGAACGATTAATTTCATGCCATAATTGA
- the nrdR gene encoding Transcriptional repressor NrdR has protein sequence MHCPFCDTVETKVIDSRLVAEGEQVRRRRECLKCSERFTTYELAELVMPRIIKQNGVREPFNEAKLRAGLQRALERRPVSVEQIEAMVGQIKHALRATGEREVSSRFVGEAVMEQLKGADKVAYVRFASVYRSFQDLDEFRAEIDKLAASASTSEADQVTQVVAERLQADDTSDDTNNG, from the coding sequence ATGCATTGTCCTTTTTGCGATACCGTCGAAACCAAGGTTATCGATTCGCGCCTGGTCGCTGAAGGAGAGCAGGTTCGTCGCCGGCGTGAATGCCTGAAGTGCTCTGAACGGTTCACCACTTATGAATTGGCTGAATTGGTCATGCCGCGCATCATTAAACAAAATGGTGTGCGCGAGCCTTTCAACGAAGCCAAGCTACGGGCTGGCCTGCAGCGAGCTCTCGAGCGCCGCCCGGTCAGTGTAGAGCAGATTGAAGCCATGGTCGGTCAGATCAAACACGCATTGCGCGCAACCGGTGAGCGTGAAGTTAGCTCTCGGTTTGTTGGGGAGGCGGTTATGGAGCAGCTGAAAGGTGCCGATAAGGTAGCTTACGTGCGGTTCGCATCTGTGTATCGCAGCTTCCAAGATCTTGATGAATTTCGTGCTGAAATCGATAAATTAGCAGCCTCGGCGTCAACCTCTGAAGCCGATCAGGTAACGCAGGTGGTTGCCGAGCGGCTACAGGCAGACGATACCTCTGATGACACCAACAACGGCTAG
- the glyA gene encoding Serine hydroxymethyltransferase, which translates to MFRKDMQIAGFDDEVLVAMQAEECRQEEHIELIASENYTSPRVMEAQGSVLTNKYAEGYPGKRYYGGCEHVDVVEQLAIDRAKSLFGADYANVQPHSGSQANSAVYMALVQPGDTVLGMSLADGGHLTHGAKPNFSGKIYNAVQYGLNAETGEIDYDDVEAKALEHKPKMIVAGFSAYSRVVDWARFREIADKVGAYLFVDMAHVAGLIAADAYPNPMPYADVVTTTTHKTLRGPRGGLILARANEAIEKKLNSAVFPGGQGGPLMHVIAAKAICFKEAASEEFKTYQHQVIKNAQAMAEVIKARGYDVVSDGTDDHLFLLSLIRQGITGKDADAALGSANITVNKNAVPNDPQSPFVTSGLRIGTPAITTRGFKAEESTILAGWICDILDDINNQETIERVKKQVLEICARFPVYAD; encoded by the coding sequence ATGTTCCGTAAAGATATGCAAATTGCAGGTTTTGATGATGAAGTTCTTGTAGCCATGCAGGCTGAAGAGTGTCGTCAAGAAGAGCATATTGAGCTTATCGCGTCTGAAAACTACACCAGCCCCCGCGTGATGGAAGCGCAAGGCAGTGTGTTGACCAACAAATATGCTGAAGGCTATCCAGGCAAGCGTTACTATGGCGGTTGTGAGCATGTTGACGTCGTTGAGCAGTTGGCCATCGATCGTGCTAAATCGCTGTTCGGTGCGGATTACGCCAATGTTCAGCCGCATTCTGGTTCTCAAGCGAACTCAGCAGTTTATATGGCGCTGGTTCAGCCAGGCGACACCGTATTAGGCATGAGCCTAGCCGATGGCGGCCATTTAACACACGGTGCCAAGCCAAACTTCTCCGGTAAAATCTATAACGCGGTTCAGTATGGTCTGAACGCGGAAACCGGTGAAATTGATTATGATGACGTTGAAGCGAAGGCATTAGAACATAAGCCAAAAATGATCGTTGCAGGGTTTTCTGCCTATTCACGTGTTGTTGACTGGGCGCGCTTCCGCGAGATCGCTGACAAAGTCGGCGCGTATCTGTTTGTCGACATGGCCCACGTTGCCGGCCTAATTGCTGCTGATGCTTACCCGAACCCAATGCCTTACGCCGATGTTGTTACGACAACAACGCACAAAACATTGCGTGGCCCACGTGGTGGTTTAATCTTGGCGCGCGCTAATGAAGCGATCGAAAAGAAATTGAACTCTGCAGTGTTCCCAGGTGGTCAAGGTGGCCCATTGATGCACGTAATCGCTGCGAAAGCGATTTGTTTCAAAGAAGCTGCGAGCGAAGAATTCAAAACCTATCAGCACCAGGTCATTAAAAATGCTCAGGCTATGGCAGAAGTCATCAAAGCTCGTGGCTATGATGTGGTATCCGATGGTACTGACGATCACTTGTTCTTGTTAAGCCTGATTCGTCAGGGCATTACCGGTAAAGATGCGGATGCAGCGCTGGGTTCAGCCAATATTACTGTGAACAAAAATGCAGTACCTAATGATCCACAATCACCGTTTGTGACCTCTGGTTTGCGTATCGGTACACCAGCGATTACGACGCGTGGTTTTAAAGCAGAAGAGTCAACAATACTGGCGGGCTGGATTTGCGATATTCTGGATGATATCAACAATCAAGAAACCATCGAACGTGTTAAAAAGCAGGTGCTTGAAATCTGTGCGCGTTTCCCGGTTTACGCAGACTGA
- the trpB_1 gene encoding Tryptophan synthase beta chain, translated as MKNSFSHALPNKEGYFGDYGGSFIPPELQAVMDEITQTYLEIREQPEFQAELAELYKHYVGRPSPIFHAKNLSERFGADIYLKREDLNHTGAHKINHCLGEALLAKKLGKKKLIAETGAGQHGVALATAAALVGLECDIYMGEVDIAKEHPNVVRMAILGANVIPATHGRKTLKEAVDSAFEAYLKDPVSQIYCIGSVVGPHPFPMMVRDFQSIIGNEAKLQFQEMTHGAPDNIVACVGGGSNAIGIFTAFLDDNAVNLYGVEPTGRNVEEEGEHAATMLKGSPGTMHGFHSYMLQDDAGEPAQVYSVASGLDYPSVGPQHSYLKDTARVTYEGISDEEAIQAFFDLSRLEGIIPAIESAHAVAYACKLATENPGSSILVNLSGRGDKDIDFVVEKYGQQYGINDLA; from the coding sequence ATGAAGAACAGTTTCTCGCATGCGCTTCCAAATAAAGAGGGTTACTTTGGCGACTACGGCGGCAGCTTTATACCGCCAGAGTTGCAGGCCGTGATGGACGAGATTACGCAAACGTATTTAGAGATCCGTGAGCAACCTGAGTTTCAAGCCGAGCTTGCTGAGCTTTACAAACATTATGTAGGGCGCCCAAGCCCGATATTTCACGCTAAAAATCTCTCTGAACGTTTTGGCGCCGATATTTACCTGAAACGGGAAGATCTGAATCACACCGGTGCCCACAAGATTAACCATTGCCTCGGTGAAGCCCTACTTGCTAAAAAACTCGGCAAGAAGAAACTCATTGCTGAAACCGGCGCTGGGCAGCATGGCGTTGCTCTGGCAACGGCCGCAGCACTCGTTGGATTGGAATGTGACATCTACATGGGTGAAGTCGATATCGCTAAGGAACACCCCAATGTAGTGCGCATGGCCATTTTAGGTGCCAACGTCATTCCCGCCACTCACGGCAGAAAAACATTAAAAGAAGCGGTTGATTCTGCCTTCGAAGCCTACTTAAAAGATCCAGTATCACAAATCTACTGCATTGGATCAGTCGTTGGGCCACACCCGTTTCCCATGATGGTTCGCGACTTCCAGTCCATCATCGGTAACGAGGCTAAACTTCAGTTTCAAGAGATGACCCACGGTGCTCCAGACAATATTGTTGCGTGTGTCGGCGGTGGCTCAAACGCAATTGGTATCTTTACTGCCTTTCTCGACGACAATGCCGTCAACCTTTACGGCGTTGAACCAACCGGTCGCAACGTTGAAGAAGAAGGCGAGCACGCAGCCACTATGCTTAAAGGTAGCCCCGGCACCATGCATGGTTTCCACTCATATATGTTGCAAGATGACGCGGGTGAGCCGGCGCAAGTGTATTCCGTCGCCAGCGGATTAGACTACCCATCCGTAGGGCCGCAGCACAGTTATCTGAAGGATACCGCCCGAGTGACCTATGAAGGAATCTCAGACGAGGAAGCTATTCAGGCATTCTTCGACCTGTCGCGCCTGGAAGGTATCATTCCAGCCATCGAATCCGCACATGCGGTGGCCTATGCCTGCAAGCTGGCAACAGAAAATCCGGGCAGCAGTATTCTGGTGAACCTATCCGGCCGCGGCGATAAAGACATTGATTTTGTTGTTGAGAAATACGGTCAACAATACGGCATTAATGATCTTGCCTAA
- the mauE gene encoding Methylamine utilization protein MauE gives MTELVGLAVMFFVVLLFLRAASHKALDFLQFQGFVVDYRLLPQPLVVPISASLVVVEIAIVVMLVSGFYWREALFLAASLLLLYGIAIGWNVRRGRRQIECGCGGPPQQLSYRLVARNLCLALLVLVPVATLDTDTASGFLLVPMCASVFLMMAYLLFEQVANNAVAAKLPSA, from the coding sequence ATGACTGAGCTGGTCGGTTTGGCCGTGATGTTTTTTGTGGTGCTGTTGTTTCTTCGGGCAGCGTCCCACAAGGCGTTGGATTTTTTGCAATTCCAAGGTTTTGTTGTGGATTACCGATTGCTACCGCAGCCGCTTGTGGTGCCGATCTCTGCCAGCTTAGTCGTGGTTGAAATCGCGATAGTGGTGATGCTTGTGAGTGGATTTTATTGGCGGGAGGCACTATTTCTGGCGGCGTCACTGCTACTTCTGTATGGCATCGCCATCGGATGGAATGTTCGGCGTGGACGCAGGCAAATAGAATGTGGTTGTGGCGGACCGCCTCAACAACTGAGTTATCGGTTGGTCGCGCGGAACCTGTGTCTGGCTTTGCTGGTTTTGGTGCCTGTGGCAACACTGGATACTGACACTGCAAGTGGGTTTTTGCTGGTGCCAATGTGCGCCAGTGTGTTCTTGATGATGGCCTATTTATTATTTGAACAAGTGGCCAATAATGCAGTGGCGGCGAAGCTGCCTTCGGCCTGA
- the mauD gene encoding Methylamine utilization protein MauD, which yields MITTMMGFAVGFLFLAVMILAAGFWILARQIGVLFERIAPMGALVNDAGPQIGDTTPVFSLPSLTGGSVDIDHDQPKAMLVFFLSPTCPVCKKLLPVLRSIRRSEASWLDLTLASDGELEKHQRFIEHMKLTEFPYVLSTELGLGYRVSRLPFAVLIDRHGVIRSKGLINSREQLESLFNAMELGVDSIQDYLDTSSAQGA from the coding sequence GTGATAACAACCATGATGGGTTTCGCGGTCGGTTTTCTATTTCTTGCGGTGATGATATTGGCGGCGGGTTTCTGGATACTCGCTCGACAAATTGGCGTGCTGTTTGAGCGTATTGCGCCCATGGGCGCACTGGTGAATGATGCCGGGCCCCAAATCGGTGATACAACGCCGGTATTTTCGCTGCCGAGCCTAACCGGGGGCAGTGTCGATATCGATCATGATCAGCCAAAGGCCATGCTGGTGTTCTTTTTATCGCCGACTTGCCCCGTCTGCAAAAAGCTATTGCCGGTTCTACGGTCAATACGGCGTTCTGAAGCCAGTTGGTTGGATCTAACCTTGGCCTCTGACGGCGAGCTCGAAAAACACCAACGATTCATCGAGCATATGAAGCTTACGGAGTTTCCGTATGTGCTGTCGACCGAGTTGGGATTAGGTTACCGGGTATCGCGTTTACCCTTTGCGGTATTGATTGATCGCCACGGTGTTATCCGCTCGAAAGGGTTGATCAACAGCCGAGAGCAGCTCGAAAGCTTATTCAATGCGATGGAGCTGGGGGTTGATTCGATCCAGGATTATCTGGATACATCGTCGGCGCAGGGAGCGTGA
- the mleN_1 gene encoding Malate-2H(+)/Na(+)-lactate antiporter, whose protein sequence is MARSGQSTNAAMYYCLVSFVYMAVSTNLYVSYSLADECVLLDMRERLKWPALSMHKSPRAPSLLQALLPLSILIALLGLSVYFFGDDASSGANQIALLLAAGAAALVGLKNGYRWDDMEKAIIEGISVSMIAILILLCVGALIGTWLLSGTVQTLIYYGXLLINPDYFLFTACVVCAITALCIGSSWTVAGTLGIAFMGMAQAMGLSAAMTAGAVISGAYFGDKLSPLSDTTNLASAVTGVNLFEHIRYMLWTTLPSFAIALAGFLWLGMGLHGNVAGNIVEAANALKTNYTITPMLLIPMFLVFIMAWRRMPALPTIFIGALIGGVFAVFFQKQSIGVMMADYHGPEALKSVAAVWQALARGFVSHTASDSLNELLSRGGMSSMLPTVWLILCAMTFGSVMEKVGLLQSILHAIARRIESVSVLIVTTLFTCISANIVTSDQYIAIVLPGRMFRLEYEKHHLAGRMLSRTLEDSATLTSALVPWNTCGAYMAATLGVATFTYLPFAFFNWMGPLISAVYAITRFRLAYLDDEPIGASR, encoded by the coding sequence GTGGCGCGCAGTGGTCAAAGTACGAATGCGGCGATGTATTATTGTTTGGTGTCGTTTGTGTACATGGCCGTATCAACAAACCTGTACGTTTCGTATAGCTTAGCCGATGAATGTGTTTTGCTTGATATGCGAGAACGACTCAAATGGCCTGCACTCTCTATGCATAAATCGCCCCGAGCTCCTTCGTTACTCCAGGCACTGCTACCTCTGTCTATTTTGATTGCCCTGCTGGGGTTATCTGTCTATTTCTTCGGCGATGATGCTTCCTCGGGCGCTAATCAGATCGCGCTTTTGTTGGCCGCAGGTGCCGCGGCATTAGTCGGGCTGAAAAATGGCTATCGATGGGATGATATGGAAAAAGCCATCATCGAGGGCATTTCGGTCTCCATGATTGCGATTCTTATACTGCTTTGTGTGGGAGCACTGATTGGTACCTGGCTGCTATCGGGAACGGTACAAACACTGATTTATTACGGTNTGTTGCTGATTAATCCTGATTACTTCTTATTTACCGCATGTGTTGTTTGTGCGATTACTGCGCTGTGTATTGGTAGCTCATGGACGGTCGCCGGGACACTCGGGATTGCGTTTATGGGCATGGCGCAGGCGATGGGATTGTCTGCCGCGATGACCGCAGGTGCGGTTATCAGTGGTGCGTATTTTGGCGACAAGTTATCGCCATTGTCGGACACAACAAACTTGGCGTCGGCGGTTACCGGGGTGAACTTGTTTGAGCATATTCGTTATATGTTGTGGACGACACTACCCAGCTTTGCCATTGCTCTGGCTGGCTTTCTGTGGTTGGGTATGGGCTTGCATGGGAACGTTGCAGGCAACATTGTTGAGGCCGCAAACGCGCTGAAAACCAACTACACCATCACACCAATGTTATTAATTCCGATGTTCCTGGTGTTTATTATGGCGTGGCGCCGCATGCCAGCGTTGCCGACGATTTTTATCGGTGCCTTGATTGGTGGGGTGTTTGCGGTGTTCTTCCAAAAGCAGTCCATCGGCGTGATGATGGCGGATTATCATGGACCAGAGGCGCTTAAATCAGTGGCGGCTGTATGGCAGGCGCTGGCGCGTGGATTTGTATCTCATACGGCGTCAGACAGTCTCAATGAACTACTTTCGCGTGGTGGGATGTCGAGCATGTTGCCAACGGTTTGGCTGATACTATGCGCGATGACGTTTGGTTCGGTGATGGAAAAGGTCGGTTTGCTGCAATCCATTTTGCATGCCATTGCTCGTCGTATTGAATCGGTGAGCGTTTTGATTGTAACCACCTTATTCACCTGCATTAGCGCTAATATTGTGACCTCTGATCAATACATTGCGATTGTATTGCCCGGGCGTATGTTTCGATTGGAATATGAAAAGCACCACTTGGCCGGCCGTATGTTATCTCGAACGCTGGAAGATTCAGCCACGCTGACATCGGCGTTGGTGCCTTGGAATACTTGCGGCGCTTACATGGCTGCAACCTTGGGTGTGGCAACGTTCACTTACCTGCCATTTGCCTTTTTTAATTGGATGGGGCCGTTGATTTCGGCGGTTTACGCAATCACCCGCTTTCGTTTAGCTTATCTTGATGATGAGCCGATCGGTGCAAGCAGATAG
- the aauA gene encoding Aralkylamine dehydrogenase light chain: MVRILDTLFAFVDRCTESFTRRVAQRSSRRSFLTRSGTFLLGSALLPVLPFDSGVSKAWAGSTDTSDPTSCDYWRYCAIDGNLCSECGGTITACPPGSEVSKVSWVGTCRNPADDKDYLVSYNDCCGKAECRGKTCLRNERERPGYDMGLNNDVSWCMANTSQGYHCTVVGLLSVIEPG, translated from the coding sequence ATGGTACGAATTTTGGATACGCTGTTTGCATTCGTCGATCGTTGTACAGAATCTTTTACACGGCGGGTTGCTCAGCGCAGCAGTCGCCGAAGTTTTCTGACTCGTTCAGGCACCTTTTTACTTGGCTCGGCACTGTTACCCGTATTACCGTTTGATAGCGGTGTTAGTAAAGCTTGGGCAGGATCGACAGATACCAGCGACCCAACATCCTGTGATTATTGGCGCTACTGCGCTATCGACGGTAATTTATGCAGTGAATGTGGTGGCACCATTACTGCGTGTCCACCGGGGTCTGAAGTCTCCAAGGTTTCATGGGTTGGTACCTGCCGAAATCCGGCCGACGATAAGGATTATTTGGTGTCCTACAACGATTGCTGTGGTAAAGCAGAGTGCCGCGGTAAAACTTGTTTGCGTAATGAGCGAGAGCGGCCCGGCTATGACATGGGGCTCAACAACGATGTCAGTTGGTGCATGGCCAATACATCACAAGGTTACCATTGCACCGTTGTTGGCCTGCTCAGTGTTATTGAACCTGGGTGA
- the tetR gene encoding Tetracycline repressor protein class A from transposon 1721: MPTSLKPVLSQNLIIETGLELVGETGVDGLSFRKLAERLGVTPMALYRHFDDKQALLTALLDAFITQADVLPKTQLPWDEWLVYVSEGMYQALLEEPSWLSVLGSIPMRQASFNVLDACLQILVDAGFTHEQTVKIFVGMLQCVFGAALTHSQLRANELMDGLDFHLFPAMQDALPAMLLLNQDSHLYFALVPMLEGLRRQLAEQTGNVTRLVR, from the coding sequence ATGCCGACATCTTTGAAACCTGTCTTGAGTCAAAATCTCATCATTGAAACAGGGCTAGAGCTGGTAGGCGAAACGGGCGTTGACGGATTGTCATTTCGCAAATTGGCAGAGCGATTAGGGGTAACCCCAATGGCGCTGTACCGGCATTTCGATGACAAACAAGCATTGCTGACGGCGTTGCTTGATGCCTTTATTACTCAAGCTGACGTGCTGCCTAAAACCCAACTCCCTTGGGATGAGTGGCTGGTTTATGTCAGTGAAGGCATGTACCAGGCATTGCTCGAAGAACCCAGTTGGTTATCTGTGCTTGGCAGCATCCCTATGCGGCAGGCCAGCTTTAATGTATTGGATGCCTGCCTGCAAATTCTGGTTGATGCCGGATTCACTCATGAGCAAACGGTTAAAATCTTCGTTGGTATGCTGCAATGTGTATTTGGCGCTGCGTTGACGCATAGCCAACTGCGAGCCAATGAGTTAATGGACGGTTTGGATTTTCATTTGTTTCCGGCGATGCAGGATGCCCTGCCTGCTATGCTGTTGCTCAATCAGGATTCACATTTGTATTTTGCGCTGGTTCCTATGTTAGAGGGGCTGCGCCGACAGCTCGCTGAACAGACAGGCAACGTCACTCGTCTGGTGCGCTGA
- the cycA gene encoding Cytochrome c-552: MSLIAAVSVNAEPDPHAESVSSRQLSPQINYALHCLGCHGAEGRGVPSAGVPDFLNTVGAFSITEPGRIYLLHVPGVIGAGLSNAELAAVLNMIMREWAGASMPKPYHPFTADEVKRLRQVAVNDVVAYRRQVVRALKNRGIIVADYPWP; encoded by the coding sequence GTGAGTCTGATAGCCGCGGTATCTGTAAATGCTGAACCTGATCCTCACGCCGAATCAGTGTCGTCGAGGCAACTGTCTCCCCAAATAAATTATGCTTTGCACTGCCTAGGGTGTCATGGAGCAGAAGGGCGGGGAGTTCCGTCCGCCGGGGTTCCCGACTTTCTAAATACCGTGGGTGCATTTTCGATCACTGAGCCGGGGCGGATATACCTGCTGCATGTGCCGGGTGTTATCGGTGCAGGCTTGTCGAATGCCGAGTTGGCGGCGGTACTCAACATGATTATGCGCGAGTGGGCTGGTGCTTCGATGCCGAAACCCTACCACCCTTTTACCGCCGATGAAGTGAAACGCTTGCGTCAGGTTGCTGTGAATGATGTCGTTGCCTACCGGCGACAGGTCGTCAGAGCACTGAAAAACCGTGGGATTATCGTGGCTGACTATCCTTGGCCCTGA